Below is a genomic region from Treponema sp. OMZ 798.
TTGTAATCAAGTTCAGCTTTGGGATACGAGTTCCCTTGAGAGCCGGGTATGTTTGTGGTGCTTAATTTTTCTTTCATGTTTCCTATGCCATCAAAGGCAAAGGTTTGTCTGTATTTTGCAATGCTTACAGGTGTTGTTCCAGAGCTTTTTTTAGCCTTGTATTGGTTGCTTGTTCCTTCTACGCTTATCAGCTGGTAAAGGTTATCGTATGTGTAACTCTGACTTGTTTCATACGTGCTTGCGTCGTTATTATAACCTAATACGTTTCCGACAGGGTCAAATGAGTACTTTATTTTTTGGAAGACGTCTTGGGTTTGGTTATTTTTGGTTTCTATTGTATCTAACCAACGCCGCTTTTCGTCGTACCTGTATCTTGTTTCTACTCCGTTTCCGTACTTTATGTAGACGCGCTGTGCGTGTTCGTCATACAGTATTTTATCGACGTAGGAGTATTCTGCCGTACCTTTTGATGAGGTCTTTACTCCGCTAACTCCACTTAGCTGTCCGCCTTTGTCGTAAGAGTAAGTTATTGTTTCTCCGTCGGGATACTTCATGCTTTGCATTCTTCCAAGGTAATCGGAGCGGTATTCAAAACTCGCCGTTTCAGGACTGCTTCCTGCTCCGTAGCGGTTTATGGTTCTTGTTTCGCTTACTACCTCGTTCAAGTTTCCGTAAGTGTAGTGAGTCTCTCCCGTTTCATCTTTTTTGTAGACTATTTGCCCCGCTCCATTTTGTCCCGGCGCTCCGTATTTATATTCTATGTCTTGGCTAAAAGGATAGTCTGTCTTTATTATGCGGTCAAAGCCGTCGTATTCATATCGTATTTCGGCAGCTTTGTTTTTTAATACCGAATCGGTTTCCGCTTGAACTCTTCCTTTATCGTCGTATATCCATTCTTTTTTGCCTGTGTCTTTGCTTTCTAAACTTATCCGTCGTCCGAGCATATCGTAGTTTACTGCCAATAGGTTATCTTTGGCATCGTAGGCTTTTAGCATTTCTCCTAGTACAGAGTATTCGTATCGGGCTTTGGTAAGTAAGGTATTGTTTTTGTCCAGCCTCTCTACTTCCCTAATGTTTCCTCTTGCATCTTTTTTACTTATGCTTACGTTTTCTTTTGGGTCGGTTGTTTTTGTTATTTGTAAAGAAGAATCTATCGAATACTCCGTTTTTTGTTTGTGTCCATCGGGCAGTATTGTTAAGATGTTCCTGTCTATATCGTCATATTCGTATTTTGTGCCGTTTCTTATCTTCGTAAAATCGTTTAGTTCGTAAAAGGATTCAAGGGCTTGATAAGAGTTTTTACTTGATAGTTCTTGTTCTAAATCTCCTCCGTAAAAGAAGGGCATTCCTTCTTCTATCTTTCGTCCTGCTTCATCATAGTTTATTGCACTTGAAATATTCCAGCCCGTTTGGGTTTGATCATTCGTTCCGTCGACATACACTTCTCCTTCTTTGGCCGTGTAGCTTATGCGTCCTAGACCGTCGTGAATTACTATTGTTTTCATTACACCGCTGTCTTTTGCTTCGGTGCTTATTTTGTTTTCGGTTACGGTGTACCAAAAGGAATCTTTTGGAGTAATGTATGTGTATTTTGCATAAGGAGTTTTTCCTGGTCCGATGATTTTTTCGGTGTCTTTGTCTCTTTCAAAGTCGTAGGGGCTTCTCACCTCTGTTACCCGTCCAAAGTTGTCGTAACTGTAGGTCATGAAGTTTCCTGCACTGTCTGTTTCTTCTACCTTTACCCCTAAGGCTGTATTCCATTTTATTGTGCTCGTGTAAGATTTATCTCCTTTAGAGCTTATTTCTTTTATTTCGATAGGGTATATGCCGTCAAGGTATTTGTATTCCGCTTTTTTACCTGTCGGGCTTGTTACCGCTTTTATGTTTCCTTCCTCTGTCCATTCTATGCGGTTTACAAGATATGCTCCATGAGATGTGTATTGTTTTAACTCCGTTAAGGTCCCTGTTCTGCTGTCGTATGCGCCCTCCCTTTTACGCAAAAGAGTTCCTGTCTTTCCGTGCAGGACATGTATTTTTTCGGGGTGGGCTTTAAAGTACGCTTCTTCTCTTCCGCCTTTCCAATATGTTATTTCTGCTATGATATCGTCGTTTGTGTTTGTTACCTCTCCCTTATCGTAAAGTTTTGTAACGTTGCCGTATTTGTCGTAGTCGTATTCGCTTTCGGTTTTTATTTCGTTGTAGTTTTCTCGTATTGTGTTAGTTTCTTTTTTTATTCTTGCATGGGGTGCTGTGTCTATCTCGTATTCTTTTATTGAGTATACTTGGTTTCCGTTTTTTATAGTTTCTTTTGAAAATATACACGCCGTCTGCGGCGTCGCTTCAAAAAAATTAATCCTCAACGTACATAAAGTACGCCTGCGGTTAATTTTTTCTCGCTCCTTGCATCCAACATGTCTATTTTCAAAAGCCATTGTTTTTCCGCTTCCTTTCGTAAGCGGAAAAACCTCCGGTAATATAATTCTATTTAGTAATAACTTTATTTTGGCGGACTGCCGGTATTTGTGTACTATCAATATTATGCAAAGGTACACAAATACCGGCATCGCGCTTTTCGCTCCAATCTTTTTGCTGCACTTGTCTTCACGGGCAAGGATCTTCCCTCCGGTCAGAGCTTGCTTTTTGCTTAAACAAACCGCAAAAAGGATTTTTGCTTCAATCGCTGTCCGGAGGAGAAAGAGATAATACATTTTTTTTGATACATAGTTCTTTTTCATATTTTTTCTGTTATATATTTAATAATCGTTATATTATTAGTGAAATTATAAAAAAAGGAGTAGCTATTATGTATTTCATAAAAACAATAAGTAAAACAAAGAAAAATAAATAAGTTAGTATAAGAAATCTCATTATTACATCTTTTTCTTCATTAATATTTTCATAAAAATAAAATTTCATAAAAACAAACCAGTATATTGAATATGGAATATTTATCAGAGAAGACCCCGACACCTCTAATAAAATTGATACGACAGGATTCAGAAACCATATAGCTAAACAGGCTTTTATAATTGTTATAGAAGCCAAATTATTTATCTTAAATAATTTTTTATTCAATAGTAATAATACAAGCAATAATATAGTAATCATAACTTTACGTAAAAAAATACTAAGAAAAATAAAAGTTAATTTATACCAATCTCCCTGTACAAAATGCAATAACTTTAATACAGCAGTTAAACAAGCGGGAAAAATAAAACTAGCCATAATAAATATTATAACAAACCAATACACCGCATATGTATTCATTTTTTTAATAGATAATTTATCAAGAACACATCCTTTTATAAAATTTTTTAACATACTAATAGTCTCCTAGCTTCAATTCATTTATCTTCTTTTTTATATCTGCAATTTCTATTTCTATATTATCTAACTCGGCTTTATTTGATGCATTTATAGCTTTCATCTCTCGTATTTCCATTAACTTAGTAAAAATAGAAGTATTTACTTCATTTCCAGTGGTTTGCATATTTTCAGCATAATAAGCATCTACAAGATATCCACTTAGTGCATCAACATCAATATTAATAAAAAAAGCAATTAGCATCATATTAAACGATCCACTATTACTCATAGCCGCATTGATACTATTATCAAAGATATCATAAAAATTAACGAAATCATTTATTTCTTTATAAACTGAATTAAATGCGATATCATATATTTCTCCTTTTTTTCTATTAATCTCATGATTAATTTTAATAATTTTATCTTGGACTTGATGTTTCATTTCAATATATTGATTTAAATTTTGCACTAAACATTTCCATTTTGCATTAAGTATTGCAGTCGCTGTCTGCTTCCCATCCGGATCAGTATACTTCACCGGGTTATTCCCCGCATAATGATACACATGTAAGTTTACCGTGTTGTACACCCCGCCCATACCTGCAAGTTTGGCCGGATCTGTGCCAGGAGAAGGTATATAATCATTTAACGCCGGATCGCCTGACAGCCACCTACTATATTTCGGATCAAGATACCTAGCCCCATAATAGTACAGTCCTGTTTCTTCATCCAGCTCTTTCCCCGTAAACCTAAACGGCAGTTTATCTAATCCTGCGGCAACTTCTTCTATCCACAATTCCCCGTAGGGTGTATACTCTATGTGTTCGTACTGTCTACCTTTCCAGTCTGTTACGAATTGTGCGCTGCCGAGGTGATCTGAATGGTAGTAGTACCGTTTTGCTTTTTGCTCTTCATTATCGCCTTGGTTGTCGGTATGCGTCATTGCCGTTACAAGGCGGCTATTACCCACAAAGATATGTTTGTGTACACGTAGTCCTTGAGGGTTGTTTTGGTCTTGGGTTGGTATGTGTATTGTGAAAAAGTTATTAAAGTATAAGGTTTCGCTTCGCCCCTCGTCTGTGTATTTTAAGGCTCTCTGTCCGTCTTCGCCGTAGCGGTAGTGTACGGTAAAGTTTCGGTCGCTTGATTTTGTTAAAAGGTTCCGTTCATTCCAGGTATAATTTCTTCT
It encodes:
- a CDS encoding RHS repeat domain-containing protein, which gives rise to MKKNYVSKKMYYLFLLRTAIEAKILFAVCLSKKQALTGGKILAREDKCSKKIGAKSAMPVFVYLCIILIVHKYRQSAKIKLLLNRIILPEVFPLTKGSGKTMAFENRHVGCKEREKINRRRTLCTLRINFFEATPQTACIFSKETIKNGNQVYSIKEYEIDTAPHARIKKETNTIRENYNEIKTESEYDYDKYGNVTKLYDKGEVTNTNDDIIAEITYWKGGREEAYFKAHPEKIHVLHGKTGTLLRKREGAYDSRTGTLTELKQYTSHGAYLVNRIEWTEEGNIKAVTSPTGKKAEYKYLDGIYPIEIKEISSKGDKSYTSTIKWNTALGVKVEETDSAGNFMTYSYDNFGRVTEVRSPYDFERDKDTEKIIGPGKTPYAKYTYITPKDSFWYTVTENKISTEAKDSGVMKTIVIHDGLGRISYTAKEGEVYVDGTNDQTQTGWNISSAINYDEAGRKIEEGMPFFYGGDLEQELSSKNSYQALESFYELNDFTKIRNGTKYEYDDIDRNILTILPDGHKQKTEYSIDSSLQITKTTDPKENVSISKKDARGNIREVERLDKNNTLLTKARYEYSVLGEMLKAYDAKDNLLAVNYDMLGRRISLESKDTGKKEWIYDDKGRVQAETDSVLKNKAAEIRYEYDGFDRIIKTDYPFSQDIEYKYGAPGQNGAGQIVYKKDETGETHYTYGNLNEVVSETRTINRYGAGSSPETASFEYRSDYLGRMQSMKYPDGETITYSYDKGGQLSGVSGVKTSSKGTAEYSYVDKILYDEHAQRVYIKYGNGVETRYRYDEKRRWLDTIETKNNQTQDVFQKIKYSFDPVGNVLGYNNDASTYETSQSYTYDNLYQLISVEGTSNQYKAKKSSGTTPVSIAKYRQTFAFDGIGNMKEKLSTTNIPGSQGNSYPKAELDYNLDYEYDPAYAHRLIRAGTRYYRYDANGNITAEKDGPFTDEEEFVFTYSYFENEDVYGADYGFGLDAPKETEQSNPQDLFAYRRNYTWNERNLLTKSSDRNFTVHYRYGEDGQRALKYTDEGRSETLYFNNFFTIHIPTQDQNNPQGLRVHKHIFVGNSRLVTAMTHTDNSGDNEEQKVKRYYYHSDHLGSAQFVTDWRGKQYEHIEYTPYGELWIEETAPGIDKLPFRFTGKELDEETGLYYYGARYLDPKYSRWLSGDPALNDYIPKAPINDEAKKHNENLPGMGGVFNTVNLHVYHYAGNNPVKYVDPDGESVVVVTAVVVWGVNALLLTIGIIDAAGPSKAEHLARNDNQAGLAPSDRDTMDKLVKLGLFSDWGNTGTHNLSGDDTVMNRLGGLVLGARGSNKDYRGATGTVFEGCQFVYDSNGKLVTDSLNQGTFDKASPSGVSGVIKHSVKDVSPWLKWGNGTANNQVMPTELENSIKNIYNDFDEGKISKDQAKNEIENLVKNYIKQNNLE